In the genome of Daucus carota subsp. sativus chromosome 9, DH1 v3.0, whole genome shotgun sequence, the window GATCTGAAAGATTAATTGGAGCTGAACCCTTAAAGGCAGGGCGAGGAGGCATGCAGTATATTGATCGCCAACCTCGGGCATGCATTTTGAACCCAGTAAGAATATCTTCTGTAACAGACCCATAGATCCATCCAATCTACAGATAAAGAGACAAAcaagtaaatataaattcaGAGCACATATAGAGTGTCCTGAGCATATTATGGTGACACCAACTCGTATAGGGAAAAACATAACATGCTAAAGGTAGATCCTCATGAAGAATGCTCCAACAGTGGAGTTATATCCAGATTATTACAATATAAGTATAGATAACATATCCCTTAACAGGAGAATACATAAATATTGAATACGTTTAAATAAGAAGTTTTAACATAAAATCCATGTACTTTGCACATCAAACTATATTATAGCAAAAAAGGGACAAATGATACTGATGAAAGAATGGGGTAGATCAAAAAGACAGGGCACATTACAACTATTATTTGGAATTTTACAAACTTAAATGTATATCTACTGGAGAGTGTAACACAGTTTGTTTTTGTGATACAATAGTTTTCATTCTAATCACACTGGAGTATTATGTCTTGCCCTATCCAGTGTTTTCTGGAGGATAACCTAGATTCCTTCAACTTACGAAGACAACAAAGGAAGCACCTACGTTACTCGCAATCTTCATTTTgccgacactcggacatggacACTTAAGACTGACACTTATATTAGGCCAAAAACTTGTAAggttttcaaaatattatcgaGTCCGAAACATGGACACGTATCCATGTCGGATACTTCAAGCTtgagtccgagtaacataggGAAGCACACAAGAACTTTTAGTAAGGTATCAACTGTAGAGCAGATTTTCAGAATAGAAAATTAACTAGTTCACTTTTCATGGAAGAGTCTTCCTTTCTCCTATTTAAACAAAAGGCGGTTCAAGCAGAAAACAAAAACTGACATGAAGTACTGAAGCAAAAGTTGTGAAATAGATCCttggttatattttatattattttcagacAAGAAGCATATCTCGAGCCAATTTGTGAACTAAGTTCAAGCTCAGCCAGTAAATGAAACTCACTACAGTGCAAATAGTAGCAGTTCAAATTTTATAGCATAACCTTGATGTGATATGTATTTTCTGTGTAACGAGCCTGCAAAAAACAACTATTATGGTGTGTAATAGGACATATATCACATTACGTTGGTAACACCAACCACGTTGCATCCCCGTAGATATTAATGTATGGGAATGAAGAGTTCATCTATCAGTTTACCAAACCATAACCCCTCTTGCATTGTACATGATGAGTAAATTTGTAACCCTGAATGTTTTGTGTACAGTAATAATACTATTGAAAAACGTAAAAGTAGTTTAAAGGAGCAAAACTATGCAATTATTATACCTCTTGCCCCCAGTCCGTCTTATCCTCATACCCACAACTGATAACATGAATAGCTTCTTTCAGAAGAGCTTCTGGTGTTGCAGACTGCGGAACACCACCATTCTCCATAAGTGTAGATGCAACAAAAACAGCTGATTGACCAAATCTTTTCTCAAGACTCATTTGTGACATGAGCAATGACTTCTCGTCATCAAATCCAGCACCTGACATGgaagtgtatatatattcaaaaaaaccgAGTGACACAAATTGGGCTGATTTTGTTATAATATGCAGATTCGTTCAGTACACATTGTTTCCTATGGTAATACACACCAACATTACGGATTGCCTATAATCTTAATGCATTAAAAATCAACGACAAAAGGCTTTATTTCAAATCTTAATACAGGACTTCTGATGATGTCATAAACACAAAACCAAACTACAATATAGAGTCAActacaaataaaatatgaaacccAGTCAAAATAGGGATCCATGTCGGAATCCAGGGCAACCACTACACATATATACTTATAAGTTAGACAGCACCCTGTGCCCCTGGTTTAGCAGCAATCAAATACAGATTTTGGTGTACTGCATAATGAGTAATGAATACCTTTTGCAGACGtgatgattatttaattatagttgataatataatgataataaagatacgagtaaattaaattactcacaATTAAAACTAAAGATGACTATAATGCAATATCGGGTATATTTAAACTTGCATATGTAAATGAAAAGTAGATATTGTACCTTCCACCCCCTCCTCAATATCTTCTAAACTGAATATCGGCACAGTGGGATCTACATGCTTGCTTGATTTCTTTTTGTCAGAACCTTTTTTACTTGATCGAGAAGTTTTCTTCCTTGACCCACCACAGAAGGATGAGAGAAACCCATCTTTTTTATTCTTAGGTTTAAATGGAGGTTCATAGCCATACAGTGCTGTTCTGTTGAAGACACATCCAGTACCCACATAAACTGGTCCTTGAATGCCATCTAAACCTCTCAAGTTAATCTGGTTTCCAAAGAAGTTGATATGTTAAAATGATAATCCAGGAAATAGCTTGGAGATTGCCGAGGCAATATAACAAGTCATATGACAGTAGTGAAAGGTGAAAATTAGCAAATATGGAAGCAACATTTCAAAATAACCCTAAATGAAATATAGTATATGGCAATTTTTGAAGGATGAATTAACTCACATCAAAGAACACGGTATTTCTGTTTGCATATCGATCGTTTCTATCAATCCCATCAAATCTTTGTGGAAACTGAACATAACAAACATATTTCCCAAGATTTGGATCCATCATGAAGCACATGGCTTCTCTAATAGCTTTGCTGTTATTTATGTAGTGATCACAATCGAGATTTAAAAGAAAGGGACCATTAGTAAGGACGGCTGATACACGCACCTGCAAGAGATTTACAGTGAATATTACGTTCTTACAGATCATCTATAAAATGAAAGGACATTAGGAATCTTGCACTCACCAGTGCATTCATTGCACCAGCTTTTTTGTGATGTGTGAATCCAGGGCGCTTCTCACGAGATACATAAACCAACCGAGGAAGCTCATTACCATCAGTGTCAAGACCCCCACTTTGACCTAAGAAAACCTGAAAGTGACAAGTATTTTCaccatttaatataataaaatttaatccaGGCTTAGGAAGATAACTGAACTGTCACATGAAATGAAGTGAACTGTCACATGAAAGATATAGTCTATAGACTCCATACAGTGAAGAAAAGAATTAGATATTGACTATGCTAGCATGTTCATCAAAGAAGCCAGAAGAAAGCAACTTATATACATAACAAATAAGGAACATATAGTATCATAGGGTTCAGATTAACCTTGAATAATCTTATATAAATTGTCTAATTATCTGAACCAAGAAAACGAAACAAAAACTATTTACGGATTTGGGTGGTTATCAAAATCATTCGTCATGTAAATAATCTCAGACTGATTGTTTAAACACACCTGGATCATTCCAGGATGATCCCTAGTATTATTTCCCGGCCAAGGTGTACCATCTTGCATGATCCATCCTTCTTCAGGAACTTTCTGGGCCTTAGAAACAAGGCCATTGATGCGAATTTTAAACTCCTCATACTCTCGCTGGAAAAAAGGAAATAAACagttaaaaataagtaaaaaaatGCTTTGACCGAAACTACAAATGTTTACAAACAAAACTCGATACCTTCATAGCCCTGCGGTCTTTTACAAAAGATGGCTGAACTTTATCTTTTAGGTAATCTATCTTCTGGTTGAAATACCACTCTGGAGCTCGGGGCTCAATGTTGTACTTCTTGGTAAAAGGCACCCACTTTCTTGCAAATTCTGATGTTTCAGACAGAGCCTCAAATGTTAACATGGCAGCTCCATCATCAGAGACATAGCATGATACCTTATCAACTGGGTAATCAACTGCAAGAATCGATAGGACGGTATTGGCTGTCACAAGAGGAGGTTCCTTTAATGGGTCAACAGTACTGACAAATATGTCAACAGCTGCCAACTGAGACGGCTCGCCTTCTCTGTCATATCTGTGcatttttaagaataaaatttcaGAGTTTACCTACCATATACAACATGGGATGGGATACAAGACATCTATGATTATAATTATGAGTTGTACCTCAGCGCAAGCCTGTCAAGATAAGTTTCACGATTTACTGGGAGCCATTTGGGGAACTGATCCAATATCCAGGAAAATGCAAACCAAATCTCGCATATTACAGATAACAGCCACAACGGATATGCATTTTTTACAGGATTTGTTATCCGGTAATGCAAAAATATACAGAGAACAACAAGACGAACAACAATAACCATCCTGTAAGGATTTATCCTGGAAGATGGTATGGAAACCTTTCTAGAAAGAGGTTGCCTAGCTTCATCATTCCTGCACCACGGAGGATATAAGCAAAACTATTAACTGCTGTGGTCACATGGCTTATGACTACAACTCAAGACTTTTATGTAATATTTCATTCAACACCAGTCATGCAGTTGCCTGCCAAACATGTCATGTTCAATTTCCGTTTCTCTTATGGAACATTAAACATTATTCTGAGTTCTACGAGGATCGACAAAGTTTGTTATTGACATTAACTCAATATAAATACATACTAATACAACCTTACAAAGAGAAAAAATAGACTAAAAAGATCAAATTTAATCTGTAGCATCAAGAAGAAGTTACAAAACAGTTCAAAAGGAAACTTACAGTAACGAGTCATCAACTATCACATCAGTACTGGCGTCAATGTCACCGCCTCTTTCGGAAGCAGTGTGACTAGTAGTCATTGGAACTACATTTTTGTCTTGCTTCATCTTCCAACCATCAACTCTCTCTTTCCATGCAACATTGCCTAGTCCAGGAGATCCAAACTCTCTCACTGGATCCACAACTCTGATGTTTGCTGCAAGGGGAAATAAAATTCCAGAGGCATGTACACAAACAGTAATGCTAAGTACTTGGGGATTAATAGAAAACTTACGCGACTGATTCACATATGATGAATAAGGAAGGGAATGCATATGTTTTCCCCCTCCTGGTCCAGGAGACGCCATGGACGTATGTTCAGGTGATGCTGCAGATAACTCCCCAGAAACCTAAAAACACTTTTAATCAGCTTCTGTAGCCTGCCTGCAGTGGATGTCTGAGGGAAAGAATATACTTGGAATTTGATTGACATACCTCCACGCTGTGGGTGAGCAAAGGTACATGGTTGTGAGACACCTCTTTATCGTAATTTGGAGTCACAATATCATCCCCGCGTCCATATGTCATGTGCCAGCTCAACATACGTTCTGCAACCTTCTGCTtatcattttgattctctgaaGTAAAAAGAGAATCACTATCACCATCCTCCTCACTGTCACCATGTATGGCAGGGCTTCCTGCAATTGAAGAGAACAGcaataataacagttatcactTGTACCCAAGAAGCAAATGAGACTTCAACCTATTTATCCTGCTAACCATTATCAGAGTAGGGTTTCACAATTACTAGTTAATACAAACTAGTCAGCCAGGATTTGTTTAATATGTATAATAGCTTAACaaactataatataaaatcaagcACATCACTCTAAAATTCATATCACCAAAACGACTGATACAAAGATTCATGAATAACGGAAATCttcaaatcttattttataagcACAAGATGAATACGGCTTTCTTCAGAAGATTTGGTGTTTGAAATAAATCTGGGCAGATCACTATGAGTAGATTTAAGCAACAAACCTTTGTGTCTCTTGTATCTAGTTTTGCATTGAGGGCAAGACTTATTTCCATCCTTGCGCTCATACTCGTAGCACGGCCTGCAAACCGGAAACGAACATATATCACAAGCACTAAATAGCTCCCCATCCACCGTCAAGCCAACATTGTCACCACAGATCTGACAAGTCTGGCCACCCAAACTCTTCATCGCCTTCCCCTACACAATTATCCACCACAAACCTATAAATCCATATAATATCTACCACTACAAATATCGAATCAACTTTATTCTGTAAATACCCTTTGCCTAATTTAGATCAAAAAACAattcttcaaaatatataaaccaCAACCCATAAGTGACCCATTGCTTAAATCAGATCGAAGATCAACTCTTCAACATATAAATAACAAAACATCAATCAATAGTTATATATGAATTCACACTCTAAATACTAACCCCAGTTTCTCCTTCAGATTCCATTGCTCCTTTGCTTAAAGCAGCACAACAATATCAACTTATCCAATCCAAGCCAGATTTACAATCCAAAACAAGCTAAAAATATGATCTTTCGCAAATTCCACCCCGAAAATCGACTCCTCTCCACAATTCAGCACAATCCCAGCTCAGATCTGTACATAAATACAACAAACACCAAAAATCAACACGACCCTTTTCATCTAAGTCGAAATTTCATTACTAAATGTGTCAATTTGGACATAAAATGAACTAGTTGATCGCTAAAGCTACTTCATTTAATGCATTACCTCATGAAGATCCAGCAAGTGAAGTAAAAGACGGGAGTTTCTAGCAGTGAAGCATCGCTCGAGTAAACACACAGAGTGTGTGTTTTTGTATATAAAGAGAAAGATATTTAAGCAAGATGTGCAAGGTAATAATGGAGATTGATtagtgtatatataatatataaaaagatgaGGAGATAATAGCTGTAGATGTGATAGAAAATGACAGAGCAGCTGTTTGATTTGTGAGATTAACGACTTGCTTCTTCATGCTCCACTTTCACTCCACCGACACCGACACTCACAGAATTTCTGTCTTTGTTTGccgataaaatatatataaaattacgtTTATTTTAAGATAAATTGAAGATTACacaaaaataattgttataattcCAAATTTGTGCATCACATGTATTTCTTCCTCCCGATCTATTTGTCTCCCTCCCCGGCATTTGTAGCGATAAAATTATCATATTCTTTTCCGTTAACAATATCTCGACATCTTACCTAAAAATTTATCAAGGTCCAGTTTAGAAGTTAAAGGTTTGGGACAAAATTAGAAGTTTGGGGTgagttagaggtttgaccactggAATCCGCTAATATAactgtttggtagttagcggattgaaatagaggtttggacccaaaaagctactttgaggagctttttgggttagaggttttgctttgtgtcagaaaaagctaatcaatcagctattaaccaaacagttttacgagaaacagctaatttaatccgctagtcaaaacatctatttcaatccgctattcaaaacatctatttcaatccgctaacagctaatcccCAAACAGGGCCCAAGTATCATTAAAATCACTCTATAATTAATTATGAGATATtcattttagttaaatttttgGTTGACTCATGATATTAGTTAGTTATGTTAGTTAGTTTTTTTGTGATAAGACTTTCACGTCAATGAgttgtatcgaaatacaataccGAAGAAAATCGAAGAGCTTCTTTCGTACATGAAAAACTTTCATCCAAGACATGTCGAAAAGCCCCACAAAgttagataaaaattttgataacTCAAAAAAAACACTCAAAACAAAAGCAAAATCCGTGGAACTAAGAAGAAAGGAaaaactttcattcaaaaaagtctaCAACTAACCAGAGGTCATGCAGATATGGCCCCggaaatttagccaataaaactttaatgaccGGAAAGAAAACCCGGATGAAAGACAAAAGTCCGCGGAAAGGAAGAAACTAAAGAGGGagagaaaaaaaagaggaaagaTAGAAAGAATCAAGCACGAAAGATTATGCCAGGCACCGAAACAAAGTCATCAAAAAAGACACAATCGTTTATAAACGACAAACAAAATCGCAATACACGATTAAAAAGCCATCAACTATGGCACTCCCTCGAAAGGGGcacaataataaaatcaaagaaacaacaagtcttataaatctagttataaaacgaatcataaaaatcaaaaactaaatatataaccaattacaaAGGACATAtaagacaaatatatttaaacccACTAAAACAAAAGATTTCGAACACATACCATTGTCGTGGGGTCAATTCACACAATCCTTACcttatcaaatataaatatatgtaatcacTATTATGGCTAAGATTGAATCGCAATCGCTTAACTCGTTATTGGCTCATCTCAATTGATttatcaccaaatcaaaatattgaaaatcgaGTAGATCTAAAATCTTGGAACAAATCCGGTAAGGAGTATTATTGAGAAAACGAGAACAAATTAAGAGAAATAAACTGATTCAGAGCTTTTCATCGGTGAAAATCGATGAAATCTCTGATGACGGCCGGAAAAAGAAGAGGGGGGGGGAGGTTAGGGTTTGTGTTGCCAGTCAAAATTGTTAGTTATGACGTGAAAATTTCATGTTATTTATTATCACGTTagagtaatatattttatttataataaaaaataagaatatgtttacaatttttaaaaatagtctATCATCCTAATCCATCACATCGGAGCACAACTCTTAAAAATTAAGTAAATTTTATATagggaaaattaattcaaaggtccctgaactattggTGTTTTATTGTCTGAGTTCCTGAAATAAAGATTCTAATATCTGGGTCATTtatgttttcaattttcttgTTTGAGTCCTTCCGTTAACTGAGATTCTAACGGACGATGACGTGGCAGGATTGTTGACACgtgtatatgaattttattttaaagatccCTGAACTATTAGTAATTTTCTTGTTTGAGTCCtttcattaattttaaatttattatgtattaagATACTAACATTTAATCGACTTGGAAGCTATTCAATCTTTAGTACAACTTAagttttttaatttgtaattttttatttcgtatattaattaattaattaattaataaacattaatttatttattgtgtaaaataaacattaatatatttattgtgttatattaataaatatattaatgtttattttactgtgttatattaatgttttaactCGTGTTTCCATCTATCTTAATTTATTgtgtattagtttttttttatcacagAATAAATGACATGTAAAAGAGACTTGGCAAGAATATTGTCATAACAAACGCAAAGGTTCTGTTAAAAAAAACGCAAAGGTTATAGTTGTATTGTAAAAAAAAGGCTCACAAGACATTGTCaaaaaatctaataacaaatcaattttgaatttatttaacttaaaagcTCTGTaacaattcaatattaatttgtCAAATAACTATCAATATTAATTTTGCAAAAATTCCAATTAGTGTTACACATAATATTATCTTTTAGACgtctaaaataattatgaattaaaaaatcTAAGTTGTACTAAAGATTGAATACCTTCTAAGCTGATTAAATGTTAGTATCTTAATctgtataaattttaaatcattgaAAGGACtcaaataagaaaattactaatatttaagagacctttaaaataaaattcatatacacTTGTCATTAATTCTGCCACGTCATCGAGATTCTAACGTCCGTTAGAATCTCAGTTAACGGAAGGACTTATACAAGAAAACTGAAAACGTAAGTGACCCGGATATTGGAATCTTTATTTCAGGGACCCAGATAATAAAACACCAATAGTTCAGggacatttaaattaattttcccaTTTTATATAATGAATTCTTTATATCATTTTAGTCAATTAGTTAAGCTAACGAGattgaatatatttatgaaGTGATCAAGATTACATCTTTCTATATTGGAATtctaagaattttaaaattctcTTTAACGTTGAAGTAACCGTTCTTATTATTTGAAGGTTTTTCATCGGCTTTCACATGTGCAAAACCCCAATCTTGTATTCTTTTTATTAC includes:
- the LOC108202417 gene encoding cellulose synthase A catalytic subunit 3 [UDP-forming]; the encoded protein is MESEGETGGKAMKSLGGQTCQICGDNVGLTVDGELFSACDICSFPVCRPCYEYERKDGNKSCPQCKTRYKRHKGSPAIHGDSEEDGDSDSLFTSENQNDKQKVAERMLSWHMTYGRGDDIVTPNYDKEVSHNHVPLLTHSVEVSGELSAASPEHTSMASPGPGGGKHMHSLPYSSYVNQSPNIRVVDPVREFGSPGLGNVAWKERVDGWKMKQDKNVVPMTTSHTASERGGDIDASTDVIVDDSLLNDEARQPLSRKVSIPSSRINPYRMVIVVRLVVLCIFLHYRITNPVKNAYPLWLLSVICEIWFAFSWILDQFPKWLPVNRETYLDRLALRYDREGEPSQLAAVDIFVSTVDPLKEPPLVTANTVLSILAVDYPVDKVSCYVSDDGAAMLTFEALSETSEFARKWVPFTKKYNIEPRAPEWYFNQKIDYLKDKVQPSFVKDRRAMKREYEEFKIRINGLVSKAQKVPEEGWIMQDGTPWPGNNTRDHPGMIQVFLGQSGGLDTDGNELPRLVYVSREKRPGFTHHKKAGAMNALVRVSAVLTNGPFLLNLDCDHYINNSKAIREAMCFMMDPNLGKYVCYVQFPQRFDGIDRNDRYANRNTVFFDINLRGLDGIQGPVYVGTGCVFNRTALYGYEPPFKPKNKKDGFLSSFCGGSRKKTSRSSKKGSDKKKSSKHVDPTVPIFSLEDIEEGVEGAGFDDEKSLLMSQMSLEKRFGQSAVFVASTLMENGGVPQSATPEALLKEAIHVISCGYEDKTDWGQEIGWIYGSVTEDILTGFKMHARGWRSIYCMPPRPAFKGSAPINLSDRLNQVLRWALGSVEILFSRHCPIWYGYGGRLKWLERFAYINTTIYPITSIPLLIYCTLPAVCLITGKFIIPQISNLASIWFISLFLSIFATGILEMRWSGVGIDEWWRNEQFWVIGGVSAHLFAVVQGLLKVLAGIDTNFTVTSKASDEDGDFAELYLFKWTTLLIPPTTLLLINIVGSVAGISYAVNSGYQSWGPLFGKLFFSFWVIVHLYPFLKGLMGRQNRTPTIVLVWSILLASIFSLLWVRIDPFTTRVTGPDVQLCGINC